One genomic segment of Rubeoparvulum massiliense includes these proteins:
- a CDS encoding NAD(P)H-dependent glycerol-3-phosphate dehydrogenase, protein MITRTAVIGAGSWGTALSMVLTDNGYPVSLWTRSEDQVAEINSMHTNRHYLPEATLSSQIVATSNLENAVVNAQLIVIAVPSHAMREVVVQLRPYLKQEQIVVHVTKGLETSTLQRMSEVIRAELPTSLHDRIAVLSGPSHAEEVSRRDPTTVVVASEDLALAEQVQDIFSNDTYFRVYTNHDVIGVELGGALKNIIALGAGLNDGLNFGDNARAALMTRGLAEISRVGIAMGAQPLTFAGLAGVGDLIVTCTSKHSRNWRAGHMLAEGYNLEQVLEQMGMVVEGIKTTKAAYALSQQLQIEMPITKELYLVLFEGKAPRQAVLDLMGRVRRNEREELNIRLDLKKS, encoded by the coding sequence ATGATAACCAGAACGGCTGTGATTGGTGCAGGCAGTTGGGGAACTGCACTATCCATGGTATTAACGGATAATGGCTATCCTGTATCACTTTGGACTCGTAGTGAGGATCAGGTGGCTGAGATCAACAGCATGCATACCAATCGTCACTATTTACCTGAAGCCACACTATCCTCACAGATCGTTGCCACAAGTAATCTTGAAAATGCAGTGGTGAACGCTCAACTTATCGTCATTGCAGTACCTTCCCATGCGATGCGGGAGGTGGTTGTTCAACTACGTCCTTATCTCAAGCAGGAGCAGATTGTCGTTCATGTTACGAAGGGGCTCGAAACTTCTACTCTTCAGCGAATGAGCGAAGTGATTCGCGCTGAACTGCCTACGTCTCTCCATGATCGGATTGCTGTTTTGTCTGGACCTAGTCATGCAGAGGAGGTAAGCCGTCGTGATCCAACGACAGTTGTGGTAGCATCGGAGGATTTAGCCCTTGCAGAGCAGGTTCAAGATATCTTTAGCAATGATACATATTTTCGTGTTTATACCAATCATGATGTCATTGGTGTTGAGCTGGGGGGCGCATTAAAGAATATTATTGCCCTTGGTGCAGGTCTCAACGATGGCTTGAATTTTGGAGATAATGCCCGAGCTGCTTTGATGACTCGTGGTTTAGCCGAAATCTCTCGTGTAGGGATTGCCATGGGGGCACAACCTCTTACCTTTGCAGGATTAGCAGGGGTTGGCGATCTAATTGTAACCTGTACCAGTAAGCATAGTCGTAATTGGCGTGCGGGTCATATGCTCGCAGAAGGGTATAATCTGGAACAAGTGTTAGAACAGATGGGGATGGTCGTTGAGGGTATAAAAACAACGAAAGCTGCGTATGCCCTATCCCAGCAGCTTCAGATTGAGATGCCCATTACGAAGGAGTTATACCTCGTTCTTTTCGAAGGAAAAGCGCCACGCCAAGCTGTTTTAGATCTAATGGGACGCGTTCGTCGTAACGAACGAGAAGAATTAAATATCCGTCTCGATTTAAAAAAAAGTTAG
- the plsY gene encoding glycerol-3-phosphate 1-O-acyltransferase PlsY — protein MIILAYLIGSISSSYIIGKAFKKIDIRQYGSGNAGATNTLRVMGIGPAILVLLLDVLKGIVTIFMSRYLFQLSDVVSMWVGFFTILGHNYPIYFGFRGGKGVATTIGVFATLALIPSLIAGALAILAIVITRYVSLGSLLFAILTPIMMAFLDVSWQEWSVGLLIALFVMWRHRGNIQRLRTGNERRLGEKSYGSIRSR, from the coding sequence ATGATAATACTTGCTTACTTAATTGGCTCTATCAGTTCCAGTTACATCATTGGAAAAGCATTTAAGAAGATTGATATTCGACAATATGGAAGTGGGAATGCAGGAGCCACCAATACCCTTCGTGTGATGGGGATCGGACCTGCTATCCTAGTACTTCTTCTCGATGTATTGAAGGGAATTGTGACCATCTTCATGTCACGCTACCTTTTCCAGCTTTCTGATGTGGTATCTATGTGGGTAGGCTTCTTTACCATACTGGGTCATAATTATCCCATCTATTTCGGCTTTCGTGGAGGCAAAGGCGTAGCCACAACCATTGGTGTTTTTGCTACATTGGCTTTGATTCCTAGTTTAATTGCTGGTGCACTGGCGATTCTCGCCATCGTGATTACCCGCTATGTCTCCCTAGGCTCCTTACTATTTGCTATATTGACACCTATCATGATGGCATTTTTAGACGTATCCTGGCAAGAATGGTCCGTGGGTCTTCTCATTGCACTCTTTGTGATGTGGCGCCATCGCGGCAATATTCAACGGTTAAGAACTGGAAATGAGCGGAGGCTGGGAGAAAAATCGTATGGTAGTATACGATCACGATAG
- the der gene encoding ribosome biogenesis GTPase Der, producing the protein MSKPVVAIVGRPNVGKSTLFNRIIGERKAIVENVPGVTRDRLYGEGEWSGRTFYLIDTGGIELTGDDHFLHEIRAQAELAIDEADVIIFLTDVTTGVSQSDQEVAQLLFRSNKPVIVAVNKTDNLEREAAAFEFYALGYEHVIPISSEHGIGVGDLLDRVIEQLPDDEIETEYEEDVIRVTVIGRPNVGKSSLINAILGEERVIVSDIAGTTRDAIDTPFTVDGQEYVLIDTAGIRKRGKVYESTEKYSVLRALKALERSDVALIVLNAEEGIIEQDKKIAGYAHEAGKAAIFVVNKWDAIEKDDRTMQLFEQKIRNQFLFMDYAPILFASAKTGARVLKILPVVQHVSENHAMRISTSMLNDLVADAVISTPTPSDKGKRLRINYVTQVSVKPPTILFFVNEPELMHFSYLRYLENQIRQTFSFDGTPLRLLVRKKE; encoded by the coding sequence ATGAGTAAACCAGTGGTAGCTATCGTGGGTCGACCCAATGTTGGAAAGTCAACCCTTTTTAATCGGATTATTGGTGAACGTAAAGCAATTGTTGAAAATGTTCCCGGTGTGACCCGTGATCGCTTATATGGAGAAGGAGAATGGTCTGGTCGGACCTTTTATCTTATTGATACAGGTGGTATAGAATTGACAGGAGATGATCATTTTCTCCATGAGATCCGTGCACAAGCTGAATTGGCCATTGATGAAGCGGATGTCATCATCTTTTTAACCGATGTCACCACAGGGGTGAGTCAATCAGACCAGGAAGTAGCACAGCTGCTCTTTCGCTCCAATAAACCGGTCATTGTCGCTGTAAATAAAACAGATAATTTGGAACGGGAAGCTGCAGCATTCGAATTCTATGCCTTAGGCTATGAGCATGTGATTCCTATCTCTAGCGAACATGGTATTGGTGTAGGTGACCTACTGGATCGTGTAATTGAGCAACTACCTGATGATGAAATCGAGACAGAGTATGAGGAAGATGTGATCCGGGTAACTGTTATTGGTCGCCCCAATGTAGGTAAGTCCTCGTTGATCAATGCAATTCTCGGGGAAGAACGAGTTATTGTAAGCGATATTGCAGGTACGACACGGGATGCCATCGATACGCCATTTACAGTGGATGGACAGGAATATGTGTTGATTGATACTGCAGGGATTCGTAAACGTGGCAAGGTCTATGAATCGACGGAGAAATATAGCGTTCTCCGGGCATTAAAAGCATTGGAGCGCAGTGATGTGGCCCTCATTGTTCTCAATGCAGAAGAAGGAATTATTGAACAGGATAAGAAGATTGCTGGCTATGCACATGAAGCAGGGAAGGCTGCCATCTTTGTGGTGAATAAATGGGATGCCATTGAAAAAGATGATCGGACCATGCAACTCTTTGAACAGAAGATCCGTAATCAGTTCCTCTTTATGGATTATGCGCCCATCCTATTTGCCTCTGCAAAGACAGGTGCCCGTGTCCTAAAAATTCTCCCAGTGGTACAGCATGTGTCCGAAAATCATGCCATGCGCATATCTACATCCATGTTGAATGATCTCGTGGCTGACGCAGTGATCAGTACACCTACGCCATCAGATAAGGGGAAACGTCTACGGATCAATTATGTTACACAGGTCTCAGTGAAGCCGCCAACGATTCTCTTTTTTGTGAATGAACCTGAATTGATGCATTTTTCCTATTTACGTTATTTAGAGAATCAAATTCGTCAAACCTTTTCATTTGATGGTACCCCTTTACGTTTACTAGTTCGAAAAAAGGAATAG
- a CDS encoding capping complex subunit for YIEGIA, with the protein MQIEKMILAIVSMDSQQVSGGSPIFIVENEVELQQVAFSLEKILDGIAHAITEKIMIIVRH; encoded by the coding sequence ATGCAGATTGAAAAGATGATCTTGGCCATCGTCTCCATGGATTCTCAACAGGTAAGTGGAGGTTCCCCTATCTTTATTGTTGAGAATGAAGTAGAATTACAGCAGGTTGCATTTTCATTAGAAAAGATTTTAGATGGCATCGCCCATGCAATCACAGAGAAGATCATGATTATTGTAAGACACTAA